The following proteins are encoded in a genomic region of Odontesthes bonariensis isolate fOdoBon6 chromosome 19, fOdoBon6.hap1, whole genome shotgun sequence:
- the khnyn gene encoding protein KHNYN isoform X1, with protein sequence MDSERSDGGEAGDGEPEVEDEFACAGMLRGSLNSLHSTVERIFRVTFGIGAEDLPHGNNGQIWLKLRGPSTSVTAAKLFVKGLVNQEEQQEVSYPGVLHCIFCGARGLFVDSLIRNTSAHIVVGSPGFLLISGLAEPVVRAYSLIADLVARYEGTQTRRTDFGEKALGESLDSRRAFKTLVEKWEDRHILDLLVLPGSVKEILLDLVKESGPGLGPSPALVDGNTGAKSRGDSTNMWEMPQNATKQTLPDPSSSTDRWGERMDTSLLEDFAQDSFFQSFFPPAGNRGRAEGAEDRLPPAPQEMGEEQPMQQATSIEGNQEDKEQEPHLSMGNKEFLLLLKFFTAMGYTEDVVKRVLARTGPKEASQILDLVQQEQDHSDRGQAIGGKNQESVALNQGNRPCETEHKEDKSEATGGGKTIGSNGEIVEVQQGEEEGAIGRIKHCQGEGSVEMGVIEKEEDFVLGVLKKAAVSCGYTEQNVAKVYNMMPDGSTHRLLLELQREGIRETDGFREEPREIDDVVLEKEGPKVGPAEAEARGEVELFKLEEERKSDAKGHVRAPNLSGSVAEPDLCVWTNKPQPLPSTQYTSQPKQHQPLQSQTPHKVHLPEVKGPPMPTYSSSLNPPLPSFQSNKQHGQTRHWPESATSKQNHQPHNNSSSSKRHNSNSVKQALQAQPSIFSVSDWPSTGAKERRFMSSSSVVVTGEQRFLEGLQTSFELKLTDKPGDPKLRTIIIDGSNVAMSHGLGHFFSCRGIALAVQHFWDRGHRHISALLPQWRQKSDPRIKEQHYLTELQKLGLVSYTPSREVHGKRISSYDDRFILQLAQKTDGVIVTNDNLRDLSDESPVWRDIIKKRLLQYTFVGDLFMIPDDPLGRGGPHLDDFLLSEHRSPIPGNHSFAGLATASSSSKPPRSQTEVLNFRDRIPGVALEPSGGGGRGKGRVHGRGWDVGHQHQQHGATGPELMLNMDRTPEETAGLREQLSQVFPDQDNMVTLVLQCHTAEKDINVLSDLILEQQKD encoded by the exons ATGGACAGTGAAAGAAGCGATGGGGGCGAAGCAGGTGACGGCGAGCCGGAGGTTGAGGATGAATTCGCATGTGCCGGGATGTTGCGGGGATCTCTGAACTCACTGCATAGCACCGTGGAGCGGATCTTTAGGGTGACCTTTGGAATCGGAGCAGAGGATTTGCCTCACGGCAACAATGGTCAGATCTGGCTGAAACTAAGAGGGCCGAGCACAAGTGTGACAGCCGCTAAA TTATTTGTGAAGGGACTTGTGAatcaggaggagcagcaggaagtTTCGTACCCCGGGGTCCTTCACTGCATCTTCTGTGGAGCCAGAGGGCTGTTCGTGGACAGCCTGATAAGAAACACCTCAGCACATATTGTG GTTGGCTCGCCTGGATTCCTGCTTATATCCGGTCTCGCGGAGCCAGTGGTGCGAGCCTACTCCCTTATTGCAGACCTGGTGGCGAGGTATGAGGGCACACAAACCAGACGCACAGACTTTGGGGAGAAAGCCTTGGGTGAGTCCCTGGATTCACGCCGAGCCTTCAAAACTCTTGTGGAGAAATGGGAGGACAGGCACATCCTGGACCTTCTTGTGCTGCCGGGATCAGTGAAAGAAATCCTGCTGGATTTGGTGAAAGAATCTGGCCCTGGATTGGGCCCGAGCCCAGCGCTGGTGGATGGGAATACAGGTGCTAAATCTCGGGGGGACTCTACTAACATGTGGGAAATGCCACAAAATGCCACTAAGCAAACACTCCCAGATCCTTCCAGCTCTACGGACAGATGGGGTGAACGGATGGATACAAGTCTTTTGGAAGACTTTGCTCAGGACTCCTTCTttcaatctttttttccccctgcagGCAACAGAGGGAGGGCAGAGGGTGCCGAGGACAGACTCCCACCCGCTCCACAGGAGATGGGAGAGGAACAGCCCATGCAACAAGCAACGAGCATCGAGGGCAATCAAGAGGATAAAGAACAGGAGCCACATTTGTCAATGGGAAACAAGGAGTTTTTGCTTCTTTTGAAGTTTTTCACAGCTATGGGTTACACAGAGGATGTAGTGAAACGAGTCCTTGCGAGAACAGGACCGAAGGAAGCATCGCAGATTCTGGATTTGGTCCAGCAGGAACAGGATCACAGTGATCGGGGGCAGGCGATTGGTGGTAAAAATCAAGAAAGTGTGGCTTTGAACCAGGGAAACAGGCCCTGTGAAACAGAGCACAAAGAGGATAAGAGCGAAGCTACAGGAGGAGGTAAGACGATAGgtagtaatggagaaatagttGAAGTCCAACAAGGAGAGGAAGAGGGGGCAATTGGAAGGATCAAACACTGTCAGGGAGAAGGCAGTGTGGAGATGGGGGTgatagaaaaagaagaagacttTGTCTTGGGTGTGTTGAAAAAAGCCGCAGTAAGCTGCGGGTACACCGAGCAGAATGTAGCCAAAGTCTACAACATGATGCCTGATGGATCTACTCACCGGCTGCTCCTGGAGCTCCAGAGGGAGGGGATCAGGGAGACAGATGGCTTCAGGGAAGAGCCAAGGGAGATTGATGATGTGGTGTTGGAAAAAGAAGGGCCAAAAGTTGGACCAGCTGAGGCCGAAGCGAGAGGAGAAGTTGAGCTTTTTAAacttgaagaagaaagaaaatctgATGCGAAAGGACATGTTAGGGCGCCGAACCTTTCTGGTTCTGTAGCAGAGCCAGATTTGTGTGTTTGGACTAACAAACCACAGCCACTGCCTTCAACCCAATACACTTCCCAGCCAAAGCAGCACCAGCCTTTACAGTCCCAAACACCTCACAAAGTCCACCTGCCTGAAGTCAAAGGGCCACCCATGCCTACTTATTCTTCATCCCTTAATCCTCCACTCCCCAGTTTTCAGTCTAACAAGCAACATGGCCAAACTCGACATTGGCCAGAGTCAGCCACCTCGAAACAAAATCATCAACCTCACAACAATTCCTCATCCTCTAAACGCCATAATTCAAATTCCGTAAAGCAAGCACTTCAAGCTCAACCCTCCATCTTCTCCGTCAGTGACTGGCCCTCCACCGGAGCGAAAGAAAGACGTTTCATGTCTTCTTCTTCAGTGGTGGTGACAGGGGAGCAGCGCTTCCTGGAGGGTCTGCAGACTTCCTTTGAGCTCAAACTAACAGACAAGCCTGGAGACCCAAAACTGAGGACGATCATCATCGATGGGAGCAATGTCGCGATGAG TCACGGGCTGggtcatttcttctcctgtCGAGGAATTGCTCTCGCTGTCCAGCACTTTTGGGACCGAGGCCATCGTCACATCAGTGCTCTGCTGCCGCAATGGAGGCAAAAGAGTGACCCCAGGATTAAAG AGCAGCACTATCTGACGGAGCTGCAGAAGCTGGGCCTGGTCTCCTACACCCCCTCCAGGGAGGTCCACGGCAAGAGGATCAGCTCATATGACGACAG ATTTATACTGCAGCTTGCACAAAAGACAGATGGGGTGATTGTAACCAATGACAACCTGAGAGACCTCTCGGACGAGTCCCCTGTATGGAGGGACATCATCAAAAAGAG ACTTCTTCAGTACACATTTGTTGGGGATCTCTTCATGATCCCCGATGACCCTCTGGGCAGAGGGGGGCCTCACCTGGATGATTTTCTCCTTTCAGAGCACAG GAGTCCCATTCCAGGAAACCACTCTTTTGCCGGTCTAGCCACGGCTTCCTCTTCCTCCAAACCGCCACGCTCCCAAACTGAAGTCTTAAACTTCCGCGACCGAATACCTGGGGTCGCTCTGGAGCCATCGGGCGGAGGCGGCCGCGGTAAGGGGAGAGTCCACGGAAGAGGGTGGGACGTGGgacaccagcaccagcagcatgGGGCCACAGGTCCTGAACTGATGCTCAATATGGACAGGACTCCAGAGGAGACAGCTGGCCTCAGAGAGCAGCTCTCTCAGGTTTTTCCGGATCAGGACAACATGGTGACGCTGGTGCTGCAGTGCCACACGGCAGAGAAAGACATAAATGTGCTGTCTGATCTGATCTTGGAGCAGCAAAAGGACTAG
- the khnyn gene encoding protein KHNYN isoform X2 translates to MDSERSDGGEAGDGEPEVEDEFACAGMLRGSLNSLHSTVERIFRVTFGIGAEDLPHGNNGQIWLKLRGPSTSVTAAKLFVKGLVNQEEQQEVSYPGVLHCIFCGARGLFVDSLIRNTSAHIVVGSPGFLLISGLAEPVVRAYSLIADLVARYEGTQTRRTDFGEKALGESLDSRRAFKTLVEKWEDRHILDLLVLPGSVKEILLDLVKESGPGLGPSPALVDGNTGNRGRAEGAEDRLPPAPQEMGEEQPMQQATSIEGNQEDKEQEPHLSMGNKEFLLLLKFFTAMGYTEDVVKRVLARTGPKEASQILDLVQQEQDHSDRGQAIGGKNQESVALNQGNRPCETEHKEDKSEATGGGKTIGSNGEIVEVQQGEEEGAIGRIKHCQGEGSVEMGVIEKEEDFVLGVLKKAAVSCGYTEQNVAKVYNMMPDGSTHRLLLELQREGIRETDGFREEPREIDDVVLEKEGPKVGPAEAEARGEVELFKLEEERKSDAKGHVRAPNLSGSVAEPDLCVWTNKPQPLPSTQYTSQPKQHQPLQSQTPHKVHLPEVKGPPMPTYSSSLNPPLPSFQSNKQHGQTRHWPESATSKQNHQPHNNSSSSKRHNSNSVKQALQAQPSIFSVSDWPSTGAKERRFMSSSSVVVTGEQRFLEGLQTSFELKLTDKPGDPKLRTIIIDGSNVAMSHGLGHFFSCRGIALAVQHFWDRGHRHISALLPQWRQKSDPRIKEQHYLTELQKLGLVSYTPSREVHGKRISSYDDRFILQLAQKTDGVIVTNDNLRDLSDESPVWRDIIKKRLLQYTFVGDLFMIPDDPLGRGGPHLDDFLLSEHRSPIPGNHSFAGLATASSSSKPPRSQTEVLNFRDRIPGVALEPSGGGGRGKGRVHGRGWDVGHQHQQHGATGPELMLNMDRTPEETAGLREQLSQVFPDQDNMVTLVLQCHTAEKDINVLSDLILEQQKD, encoded by the exons ATGGACAGTGAAAGAAGCGATGGGGGCGAAGCAGGTGACGGCGAGCCGGAGGTTGAGGATGAATTCGCATGTGCCGGGATGTTGCGGGGATCTCTGAACTCACTGCATAGCACCGTGGAGCGGATCTTTAGGGTGACCTTTGGAATCGGAGCAGAGGATTTGCCTCACGGCAACAATGGTCAGATCTGGCTGAAACTAAGAGGGCCGAGCACAAGTGTGACAGCCGCTAAA TTATTTGTGAAGGGACTTGTGAatcaggaggagcagcaggaagtTTCGTACCCCGGGGTCCTTCACTGCATCTTCTGTGGAGCCAGAGGGCTGTTCGTGGACAGCCTGATAAGAAACACCTCAGCACATATTGTG GTTGGCTCGCCTGGATTCCTGCTTATATCCGGTCTCGCGGAGCCAGTGGTGCGAGCCTACTCCCTTATTGCAGACCTGGTGGCGAGGTATGAGGGCACACAAACCAGACGCACAGACTTTGGGGAGAAAGCCTTGGGTGAGTCCCTGGATTCACGCCGAGCCTTCAAAACTCTTGTGGAGAAATGGGAGGACAGGCACATCCTGGACCTTCTTGTGCTGCCGGGATCAGTGAAAGAAATCCTGCTGGATTTGGTGAAAGAATCTGGCCCTGGATTGGGCCCGAGCCCAGCGCTGGTGGATGGGAATACAG GCAACAGAGGGAGGGCAGAGGGTGCCGAGGACAGACTCCCACCCGCTCCACAGGAGATGGGAGAGGAACAGCCCATGCAACAAGCAACGAGCATCGAGGGCAATCAAGAGGATAAAGAACAGGAGCCACATTTGTCAATGGGAAACAAGGAGTTTTTGCTTCTTTTGAAGTTTTTCACAGCTATGGGTTACACAGAGGATGTAGTGAAACGAGTCCTTGCGAGAACAGGACCGAAGGAAGCATCGCAGATTCTGGATTTGGTCCAGCAGGAACAGGATCACAGTGATCGGGGGCAGGCGATTGGTGGTAAAAATCAAGAAAGTGTGGCTTTGAACCAGGGAAACAGGCCCTGTGAAACAGAGCACAAAGAGGATAAGAGCGAAGCTACAGGAGGAGGTAAGACGATAGgtagtaatggagaaatagttGAAGTCCAACAAGGAGAGGAAGAGGGGGCAATTGGAAGGATCAAACACTGTCAGGGAGAAGGCAGTGTGGAGATGGGGGTgatagaaaaagaagaagacttTGTCTTGGGTGTGTTGAAAAAAGCCGCAGTAAGCTGCGGGTACACCGAGCAGAATGTAGCCAAAGTCTACAACATGATGCCTGATGGATCTACTCACCGGCTGCTCCTGGAGCTCCAGAGGGAGGGGATCAGGGAGACAGATGGCTTCAGGGAAGAGCCAAGGGAGATTGATGATGTGGTGTTGGAAAAAGAAGGGCCAAAAGTTGGACCAGCTGAGGCCGAAGCGAGAGGAGAAGTTGAGCTTTTTAAacttgaagaagaaagaaaatctgATGCGAAAGGACATGTTAGGGCGCCGAACCTTTCTGGTTCTGTAGCAGAGCCAGATTTGTGTGTTTGGACTAACAAACCACAGCCACTGCCTTCAACCCAATACACTTCCCAGCCAAAGCAGCACCAGCCTTTACAGTCCCAAACACCTCACAAAGTCCACCTGCCTGAAGTCAAAGGGCCACCCATGCCTACTTATTCTTCATCCCTTAATCCTCCACTCCCCAGTTTTCAGTCTAACAAGCAACATGGCCAAACTCGACATTGGCCAGAGTCAGCCACCTCGAAACAAAATCATCAACCTCACAACAATTCCTCATCCTCTAAACGCCATAATTCAAATTCCGTAAAGCAAGCACTTCAAGCTCAACCCTCCATCTTCTCCGTCAGTGACTGGCCCTCCACCGGAGCGAAAGAAAGACGTTTCATGTCTTCTTCTTCAGTGGTGGTGACAGGGGAGCAGCGCTTCCTGGAGGGTCTGCAGACTTCCTTTGAGCTCAAACTAACAGACAAGCCTGGAGACCCAAAACTGAGGACGATCATCATCGATGGGAGCAATGTCGCGATGAG TCACGGGCTGggtcatttcttctcctgtCGAGGAATTGCTCTCGCTGTCCAGCACTTTTGGGACCGAGGCCATCGTCACATCAGTGCTCTGCTGCCGCAATGGAGGCAAAAGAGTGACCCCAGGATTAAAG AGCAGCACTATCTGACGGAGCTGCAGAAGCTGGGCCTGGTCTCCTACACCCCCTCCAGGGAGGTCCACGGCAAGAGGATCAGCTCATATGACGACAG ATTTATACTGCAGCTTGCACAAAAGACAGATGGGGTGATTGTAACCAATGACAACCTGAGAGACCTCTCGGACGAGTCCCCTGTATGGAGGGACATCATCAAAAAGAG ACTTCTTCAGTACACATTTGTTGGGGATCTCTTCATGATCCCCGATGACCCTCTGGGCAGAGGGGGGCCTCACCTGGATGATTTTCTCCTTTCAGAGCACAG GAGTCCCATTCCAGGAAACCACTCTTTTGCCGGTCTAGCCACGGCTTCCTCTTCCTCCAAACCGCCACGCTCCCAAACTGAAGTCTTAAACTTCCGCGACCGAATACCTGGGGTCGCTCTGGAGCCATCGGGCGGAGGCGGCCGCGGTAAGGGGAGAGTCCACGGAAGAGGGTGGGACGTGGgacaccagcaccagcagcatgGGGCCACAGGTCCTGAACTGATGCTCAATATGGACAGGACTCCAGAGGAGACAGCTGGCCTCAGAGAGCAGCTCTCTCAGGTTTTTCCGGATCAGGACAACATGGTGACGCTGGTGCTGCAGTGCCACACGGCAGAGAAAGACATAAATGTGCTGTCTGATCTGATCTTGGAGCAGCAAAAGGACTAG
- the ripk3 gene encoding receptor-interacting serine/threonine-protein kinase 4 isoform X1, giving the protein MALRSSPAQVEIGDAALEGWNVIGSGGFGQIYKARHRLWCCDVAIKFLHYDDGTSSCLLREVDMMRQGSSPYVIHVYGLYKGRPPSSGPSVQLGLIMEFMERGSLASMQTTLQGPPPWPLAFRLSHQVAQGINYLHSLSPALLHLDLKPNNVLLDSSLNAKLTDFGLARCFHSVTRTSKKDSSEEGGTIDYMPPEAFGIAYSPTRASDIYSGEDRSTLSGFSYGILLWSIVTGKKPYANALSSIVRFRIPKGDRPLLDEIRCQTAGRSGLTRLMDLMQKCWEARPSQRPSSFECTSVTEELYKMHKHAIQDSVHQVLKKLDQKQEEQVTEQFQRVSITQAQVSTRAEAVNNCDTMPTGCLPVQEMAGRVIPNERDRTRVKDSSPGRSVTDNKMKASSVHPIQPSPQGAAAKKSQPAFKEHLSPQYQRQFSSPDTFPCPSAHGVNMHFSNVTGFQIGNNNSMYIFGPNSTERKRHPTAPVPSTSHYTK; this is encoded by the exons ATGGCACTGAGGAGCAGTCCAGCTCAAGTGGAGATTGGAGACGCCGCTCTGGAAGGCTGGAATGTGATTGGCTCCGGGGGTTTCGGACAGATTTACAAAGCCAGGCATCGTCTGTGGTGTTGTGACGTGGCCATTAAATTTCTTCATTACGATGACGG GACCAGCTCCTGTCTGCTGCGTGAAGTCGACATGATGCGTCAGGGAAGCAGCCCTTATGTTATTCACGTCTATGGGCTGTATAAGGGTCGACCGCCTTCTTCTGGACCCTCGGTACAGCTCGGGTTGATCATGGAGTTCATGGAGAGAGGGTCGCTGGCCTCCATGCAG ACCACTTTACAAGGACCGCCGCCGTGGCCGCTGGCCTTCAGACTGAGTCACCAGGTGGCTCAGGGTATAAACTACCTCCACAGTCTCTCCCCCGCCCTGCTGCACCTGGACCTGAAGCCCAACAATGTGCTTCTGGACTCCTCTCTGAATGCCAAG CTTACAGATTTTGGCCTCGCCAGGTGTTTCCACAGCGTCACACGAACTTCCAAGAAGGACAGCTCAGAGGAGGGGGGAACCATCGACTACATGCCACCGGAGGCATTTGGCATCGCCTATAGTCCTACACGGGCTTCTGATATCTACAG CGGTGAAGACAGGTCGACTCTGTCAGGTTTCAG CTATGGTATACTGCTGTGGTCCATCGTCACAGGGAAAAAACCGTATGCTA ATGCATTGTCCAGTATAGTGCGGTTTCGCATCCCGAAGGGAGACCGTCCATTGCTGGATGAGATCAGATGTCAGACTGCGGGGCGCTCAGGGTTGACAAGACTGATGGATCTCATGCAAAAATGCTGGGAAGCTAGACCCAGCCAAAGGCCCTCCTCATTTG AGTGCACCAGTGTGACAGAAGAACTGTATAAGATGCACAAACACGCAATTCAAGATTCTGTCCATCAAGTGCTGAAGAAACTG GACCAAAAACAAGAAGAACAAGTGACGGAGCAGTTTCAGAGGGTTTCTATTACTCAGGCTCAAG TGAGTACCAGAGCTGAAGCTGTGAACAACTGTGATACTATGCCAACAGGATGCCTGCCAGTTCAG GAAATGGCTGGCAGAGTGATTCCGAATGAAAGAGACAGAACAAGAGTCAAAG ATTCGTCTCCAGGGCGATCCGTAACTGACAATAAAATGAAAGCATCTTCTGTTCATCCCATTCAACCTTCACCTCAAGGCGCCGCAGCGAAAAAATCCCAGCCGGCTTTTAAGGAGCATCTGTCGCCACAATACCAG CGTCAGTTCTCCAGTCCTGACACTTTCCCCTGCCCCTCTGCCCATGGGGTCAATATGCACTTCTCCAATGTGACGGGATTTCAGAttggcaacaacaacagcatgtACATCTTCGGCCCAAACTCTACGGAGAGGAAACGCCACCCTACAGCGCCAGTACCGTCGACATCCCACTACACTAAGTAG
- the ripk3 gene encoding receptor-interacting serine/threonine-protein kinase 4 isoform X2, protein MALRSSPAQVEIGDAALEGWNVIGSGGFGQIYKARHRLWCCDVAIKFLHYDDGTSSCLLREVDMMRQGSSPYVIHVYGLYKGRPPSSGPSVQLGLIMEFMERGSLASMQTTLQGPPPWPLAFRLSHQVAQGINYLHSLSPALLHLDLKPNNVLLDSSLNAKLTDFGLARCFHSVTRTSKKDSSEEGGTIDYMPPEAFGIAYSPTRASDIYSYGILLWSIVTGKKPYANALSSIVRFRIPKGDRPLLDEIRCQTAGRSGLTRLMDLMQKCWEARPSQRPSSFECTSVTEELYKMHKHAIQDSVHQVLKKLDQKQEEQVTEQFQRVSITQAQVSTRAEAVNNCDTMPTGCLPVQEMAGRVIPNERDRTRVKDSSPGRSVTDNKMKASSVHPIQPSPQGAAAKKSQPAFKEHLSPQYQRQFSSPDTFPCPSAHGVNMHFSNVTGFQIGNNNSMYIFGPNSTERKRHPTAPVPSTSHYTK, encoded by the exons ATGGCACTGAGGAGCAGTCCAGCTCAAGTGGAGATTGGAGACGCCGCTCTGGAAGGCTGGAATGTGATTGGCTCCGGGGGTTTCGGACAGATTTACAAAGCCAGGCATCGTCTGTGGTGTTGTGACGTGGCCATTAAATTTCTTCATTACGATGACGG GACCAGCTCCTGTCTGCTGCGTGAAGTCGACATGATGCGTCAGGGAAGCAGCCCTTATGTTATTCACGTCTATGGGCTGTATAAGGGTCGACCGCCTTCTTCTGGACCCTCGGTACAGCTCGGGTTGATCATGGAGTTCATGGAGAGAGGGTCGCTGGCCTCCATGCAG ACCACTTTACAAGGACCGCCGCCGTGGCCGCTGGCCTTCAGACTGAGTCACCAGGTGGCTCAGGGTATAAACTACCTCCACAGTCTCTCCCCCGCCCTGCTGCACCTGGACCTGAAGCCCAACAATGTGCTTCTGGACTCCTCTCTGAATGCCAAG CTTACAGATTTTGGCCTCGCCAGGTGTTTCCACAGCGTCACACGAACTTCCAAGAAGGACAGCTCAGAGGAGGGGGGAACCATCGACTACATGCCACCGGAGGCATTTGGCATCGCCTATAGTCCTACACGGGCTTCTGATATCTACAG CTATGGTATACTGCTGTGGTCCATCGTCACAGGGAAAAAACCGTATGCTA ATGCATTGTCCAGTATAGTGCGGTTTCGCATCCCGAAGGGAGACCGTCCATTGCTGGATGAGATCAGATGTCAGACTGCGGGGCGCTCAGGGTTGACAAGACTGATGGATCTCATGCAAAAATGCTGGGAAGCTAGACCCAGCCAAAGGCCCTCCTCATTTG AGTGCACCAGTGTGACAGAAGAACTGTATAAGATGCACAAACACGCAATTCAAGATTCTGTCCATCAAGTGCTGAAGAAACTG GACCAAAAACAAGAAGAACAAGTGACGGAGCAGTTTCAGAGGGTTTCTATTACTCAGGCTCAAG TGAGTACCAGAGCTGAAGCTGTGAACAACTGTGATACTATGCCAACAGGATGCCTGCCAGTTCAG GAAATGGCTGGCAGAGTGATTCCGAATGAAAGAGACAGAACAAGAGTCAAAG ATTCGTCTCCAGGGCGATCCGTAACTGACAATAAAATGAAAGCATCTTCTGTTCATCCCATTCAACCTTCACCTCAAGGCGCCGCAGCGAAAAAATCCCAGCCGGCTTTTAAGGAGCATCTGTCGCCACAATACCAG CGTCAGTTCTCCAGTCCTGACACTTTCCCCTGCCCCTCTGCCCATGGGGTCAATATGCACTTCTCCAATGTGACGGGATTTCAGAttggcaacaacaacagcatgtACATCTTCGGCCCAAACTCTACGGAGAGGAAACGCCACCCTACAGCGCCAGTACCGTCGACATCCCACTACACTAAGTAG